A genomic stretch from Candidatus Woesearchaeota archaeon includes:
- a CDS encoding phenylalanine--tRNA ligase subunit alpha, translated as MADSKTNEKTNSNSNPNTNPKFTNAQRNLLQVLSDAAGPISNLDLVEKYGLNNSDIVREGSFFRDQGWIEFSQQKYFEVRPLEGFESLRESDLPEYSLLKIMQDELFVTGDDLESRLGKKTFGMALNELRKLGLVSIERLDKELPLEITYVPGDNTSELILRNEFFQLLKSQSRFVLSELEDSDYVQSRLKEFEKRKLIRSKERSNYVLQIVPEGQARLDAVGEKEVAVLTPDMIRSGSWKTTKFKSYDPSLDSKTLQIGKHHPLRQLAKYVEKIFRDMGYEYMAGSLVSSSFYNFDALITAQDHPVREMQDTFFLEHPAKCGQLSPELVEEVRKSHTALYAYDFDPEVARKNVLRTHTTAVTAQYLEERSDTPMKLFSIGRVFRNETMDAMHLPEFHQIEGVVVGDVNLRDLMGHISVFYQRIGLTDIKFKKTFNPYTEPSMEIFAYHPALDKHVEVGNSGMFRPEMMSQFGFENQKAIAWGLALERLASIVFDVPKIKDLYGCEVDVDWLRGEGKLWL; from the coding sequence ATGGCTGATTCAAAAACAAATGAAAAAACTAATTCAAATTCAAATCCGAACACAAATCCAAAATTTACAAATGCTCAGCGAAATTTATTGCAAGTTTTATCTGACGCCGCAGGTCCAATTTCTAATTTAGATCTTGTAGAAAAATATGGATTAAATAATAGTGATATTGTTAGAGAAGGATCTTTTTTTCGTGATCAAGGATGGATTGAGTTTTCGCAACAAAAATATTTTGAAGTGAGACCTCTTGAAGGATTTGAATCATTACGAGAATCTGATCTGCCCGAGTATTCTCTTCTTAAAATTATGCAGGATGAATTATTTGTAACAGGTGATGATCTTGAATCAAGACTGGGTAAAAAAACATTTGGTATGGCATTAAATGAATTAAGAAAATTAGGGTTGGTATCAATTGAAAGATTGGATAAAGAATTACCTTTAGAAATAACTTATGTTCCTGGGGATAATACTTCCGAACTTATTTTGCGAAATGAATTTTTTCAATTATTAAAATCACAATCCCGATTTGTCTTAAGTGAATTGGAAGATTCTGATTATGTGCAGTCTCGATTAAAAGAGTTTGAAAAACGTAAATTAATTAGATCAAAGGAAAGGTCAAATTATGTTCTTCAAATAGTGCCTGAAGGACAAGCGAGGTTAGACGCGGTCGGTGAAAAAGAAGTTGCAGTGTTAACTCCTGATATGATTCGTTCAGGTTCTTGGAAAACAACTAAGTTTAAATCTTATGATCCGTCGTTAGACTCAAAAACTTTGCAAATAGGAAAACATCATCCATTAAGACAATTAGCAAAATACGTAGAGAAAATTTTTAGAGATATGGGTTATGAATATATGGCTGGTTCTTTAGTGTCCTCTTCTTTTTATAATTTTGATGCATTAATTACTGCACAAGATCATCCTGTTCGTGAAATGCAAGATACTTTTTTTTTAGAACATCCTGCAAAATGTGGTCAGCTGTCTCCCGAGTTAGTAGAAGAAGTTAGAAAATCTCATACTGCTTTGTATGCGTATGATTTTGATCCTGAAGTTGCACGTAAAAATGTTTTAAGAACTCATACGACTGCAGTTACTGCACAATATTTGGAAGAAAGATCTGACACTCCAATGAAATTGTTTTCTATTGGGAGAGTTTTTAGAAATGAAACTATGGATGCAATGCACTTGCCTGAATTTCATCAGATAGAAGGTGTTGTTGTGGGTGATGTTAATTTGCGTGATTTGATGGGGCATATTTCTGTTTTTTATCAGCGAATTGGGTTGACTGATATTAAGTTTAAGAAAACATTTAATCCTTATACAGAACCGTCTATGGAAATTTTTGCGTATCATCCTGCACTTGATAAACACGTCGAGGTTGGAAATTCTGGAATGTTTCGTCCTGAAATGATGAGTCAGTTTGGTTTTGAAAATCAAAAAGCAATTGCGTGGGGACTTGCGTTAGAACGTTTAGCAAGTATTGTTTTTGATGTTCCAAAAATTAAAGATTTGTATGGGTGTGAAGTTGATGTTGATTGGTTAAGGGGGGAGGGTAAACTATGGCTGTAA
- a CDS encoding M20/M25/M40 family metallo-hydrolase, translating into MESQDKISESYKTREKSELLKSELISLTSDLIRFRSDANHPSERVAILKYVKNFLSSNSTNESFDQKYYCSISPNSGQNIESYHFFNPDPKIARMPSLLLLLHADVVPGSSSQFEPYVKNNFLHGRGAGDMKAGLAIALKLFLKYHETTNIQILVTTDEEIGGFGGAGYVAPHINPDFVIAIEPSNLKIINGEKGAMWVVIDAEGPGGHAARPWKAKSAVDLLFAVYSKLREKFPAPATESWIESVNLGGIYGGDVKVSEDKIVLNSANSIPKYATAKLDLRLSSDWSHNAVFEIILSCAAEVQEGVRNCFDGCKDYKITVHKPNPLVSILHTPKDNIHVANFANHISKVLGCPPIFKKGHGASDARFFSERKIPSIIFGGLSIGHHGDQERVCIDSLLSVYESLDLFLANWVL; encoded by the coding sequence ATGGAAAGTCAAGACAAAATTAGCGAGAGCTATAAAACTAGAGAAAAATCAGAATTATTAAAATCTGAATTGATTAGTTTAACGTCAGATCTTATTAGATTTAGGTCTGATGCAAATCATCCCTCAGAGCGTGTTGCAATTCTTAAATATGTAAAAAATTTTCTAAGTTCAAATTCAACTAACGAGTCATTTGATCAAAAATATTATTGTTCTATTAGTCCTAATTCTGGACAAAATATTGAGTCTTATCATTTTTTTAATCCTGATCCCAAAATTGCTCGCATGCCTTCATTATTATTATTACTTCATGCAGATGTAGTTCCAGGATCAAGTTCTCAGTTCGAACCATATGTTAAAAATAATTTTTTACATGGGCGTGGGGCGGGAGATATGAAAGCAGGATTAGCAATAGCATTAAAATTATTTTTGAAGTATCATGAAACGACAAATATTCAGATTTTAGTGACAACTGATGAAGAAATTGGTGGTTTTGGTGGTGCAGGTTATGTGGCACCTCATATCAATCCTGATTTCGTAATTGCAATTGAACCTTCAAATTTAAAAATTATTAATGGTGAAAAAGGTGCGATGTGGGTAGTAATTGATGCTGAAGGTCCAGGAGGTCATGCTGCTCGTCCTTGGAAAGCAAAAAGTGCTGTTGATTTATTGTTTGCAGTATATTCAAAATTAAGAGAAAAGTTTCCTGCTCCAGCAACTGAGAGTTGGATTGAATCAGTTAATCTTGGTGGAATTTATGGGGGTGATGTTAAAGTTTCAGAAGATAAAATTGTTCTTAATAGTGCAAATTCTATTCCTAAATATGCAACTGCAAAACTAGATTTAAGACTTTCTTCTGATTGGTCTCACAATGCAGTTTTTGAAATTATTTTGTCTTGTGCAGCTGAAGTTCAAGAAGGAGTTCGTAATTGTTTTGATGGTTGTAAAGATTATAAAATCACAGTTCATAAGCCAAATCCCCTTGTATCAATTCTTCACACGCCAAAAGATAATATTCATGTTGCAAATTTTGCAAATCATATTTCAAAAGTATTAGGTTGCCCGCCTATTTTTAAAAAAGGTCATGGTGCAAGTGATGCTAGATTTTTTAGTGAAAGAAAAATTCCAAGCATTATTTTTGGTGGGTTGTCTATAGGACATCATGGTGATCAAGAAAGAGTGTGTATTGATTCATTACTTTCTGTGTATGAATCTCTTGATCTTTTTTTAGCTAATTGGGTATTATAA
- the pheT gene encoding phenylalanine--tRNA ligase subunit beta: MAVSTFSFDDFKNLFGKDISFEDLKELSFDYGIEVEGDLSEEGEFSVDVTPERPDLYCVEGFARSLRGFNSLETGLKSYVAPVSGVELIVDPKTADIRPFIGAAVVRNVTVDDHLLRSIIRFQEKLHLTLGRKRHKVAIGVYDFDKVTPPIHYRAVVPSEESFVPLEFDTKLTLDRILTEHPMGSEYAHLLEGFDLFPLLVDSLGEVLSFPPIINSNYSGKVTPDTKNLFIEVTGTHRPTLIKTVNMLTTALADRDTIIESVDIKHTGDLESMSYESPVFTPSKISLNLSLINDYLGVSLDPGQVTSFLERMRYGVTSTKEKQDIRFDLQIPCYRVDVLDPCDVVEDIAIAFGYGNFEFQAPRTFSMGKGHPREEFSSYVRDACVEMGLVEVMTFVLSNTQDQYHRMKEQMGLDYVSLLNSKSAGHEITRVKLVPELLKFLRYNKVKATPISIFEVDDCILVDKDSANQTRDIRKFAFAEMGANTEFSRARSLVSGFFDSLNLDYCVRPGTAPHYFEGRSGEVYIGENKDVFVGSFGEVHPSVLTNFDLELPAVVGEFNLDVVEQYVKSPFESK; this comes from the coding sequence ATGGCTGTAAGTACTTTTTCATTTGATGATTTTAAGAATTTGTTTGGTAAAGATATTTCGTTTGAAGATCTGAAAGAATTGTCTTTTGATTATGGGATTGAAGTTGAAGGAGATTTATCTGAAGAAGGTGAGTTTAGTGTAGATGTAACTCCAGAACGTCCTGATTTGTATTGTGTTGAAGGATTCGCAAGGTCTCTTAGAGGTTTTAATAGTTTAGAAACTGGACTTAAATCTTATGTTGCACCAGTGTCGGGAGTTGAACTTATTGTAGATCCTAAAACTGCGGACATTCGTCCATTTATTGGTGCCGCAGTTGTTCGTAATGTTACGGTTGATGATCATTTATTGCGTTCAATTATTCGTTTTCAAGAAAAACTTCATCTTACATTGGGGAGAAAAAGACATAAGGTTGCAATTGGAGTTTATGATTTTGATAAAGTAACTCCTCCGATTCATTATCGTGCGGTTGTGCCTAGTGAAGAAAGTTTTGTTCCACTAGAGTTTGATACTAAATTAACTTTAGATAGAATTCTTACTGAGCATCCCATGGGTTCTGAATATGCACATTTGTTAGAAGGATTTGATTTGTTTCCGTTATTGGTTGATTCGTTAGGGGAAGTTCTTTCTTTTCCGCCGATTATTAACTCAAATTATAGTGGTAAAGTAACTCCCGATACAAAAAATCTTTTTATTGAAGTTACTGGAACTCATCGTCCAACTTTAATTAAAACAGTTAATATGTTAACAACTGCACTTGCTGATCGTGATACCATTATTGAAAGTGTTGATATAAAACACACAGGAGATTTAGAAAGTATGTCTTATGAATCGCCAGTTTTTACTCCTTCAAAAATTAGTTTGAATTTAAGTTTAATTAATGATTATTTGGGAGTTTCATTAGATCCTGGTCAAGTAACTTCTTTTCTTGAGCGTATGCGTTATGGTGTGACTAGTACAAAAGAAAAACAAGATATTAGATTTGATCTTCAGATTCCTTGTTACCGAGTTGATGTACTGGATCCTTGCGATGTTGTTGAGGACATAGCAATTGCATTTGGGTATGGTAATTTTGAATTTCAAGCTCCCCGAACTTTTAGTATGGGTAAAGGTCATCCCAGGGAAGAATTTTCATCATATGTTAGGGATGCTTGTGTTGAGATGGGTTTAGTTGAAGTAATGACTTTTGTTTTATCTAATACTCAAGATCAGTATCATCGTATGAAGGAACAAATGGGACTTGATTATGTTTCTTTGCTTAATTCAAAATCTGCAGGTCATGAAATTACGAGGGTAAAATTAGTTCCTGAGCTTCTTAAATTTTTAAGATACAATAAGGTGAAAGCAACCCCTATTAGTATTTTTGAAGTTGATGATTGTATTTTGGTTGATAAAGACAGTGCAAATCAAACCAGGGATATTCGTAAATTTGCTTTTGCAGAAATGGGTGCAAATACTGAGTTTTCTCGTGCACGAAGTTTAGTTTCTGGTTTTTTTGATTCGCTTAATTTGGATTATTGCGTAAGACCTGGCACTGCACCACATTATTTTGAAGGAAGATCTGGGGAAGTTTACATTGGAGAGAATAAAGATGTTTTTGTGGGGTCGTTTGGAGAGGTTCATCCGAGTGTTTTAACAAATTTTGATTTGGAATTGCCTGCAGTCGTTGGTGAATTTAATCTTGATGTGGTTGAGCAATATGTTAAGTCTCCGTTTGAATCCAAATAA
- the menC gene encoding o-succinylbenzoate synthase, translating into MDFTQNSPDKLKIDKIELYQVRLKLITPFRTSFGELTERNVLLICIRSGKLVGWGESPHLDLPLYTSEFLESGKKLLQNILLPRIIGKELSCPDDIHQFFADIKGNNISKAGIEMAVWDLFSKKANLPLYKFIGSQRNWSEIGISIGIKDSPEELIADIKRYTEEGYRRIKVKIKPGWDVDIVKFIRSHFPSIRLMVDANSAYSGGDIAHLSQFDDYNLLMIEQPFSESCLFDHSELQAKIRTPVCLDESIHCLEDVKTAVHFNSCKIINIKPARVGGVSETIKIHDFCKEKNIPVWIGGMVESFIGKSFLDHLSTLPNFLLPGDNSDSARYFEEDLVKGGREHQNGIIYLSDEPGIGVVPDEELLSKHTIEQFSLEV; encoded by the coding sequence ATGGATTTTACTCAAAACTCGCCTGATAAACTAAAAATTGACAAGATTGAATTATATCAAGTTCGTTTAAAACTCATAACTCCATTTCGTACTAGTTTTGGTGAATTAACTGAACGTAATGTTTTATTAATTTGCATTAGATCTGGAAAATTAGTTGGCTGGGGGGAGTCGCCACATCTAGATTTACCTTTATACACTTCAGAATTTCTAGAATCTGGCAAAAAACTTTTACAAAATATTTTACTTCCAAGAATTATTGGCAAAGAACTTTCTTGTCCTGATGACATCCATCAATTTTTTGCAGATATTAAAGGAAATAATATTTCAAAAGCAGGAATTGAAATGGCAGTTTGGGATTTGTTTTCAAAAAAAGCTAATCTTCCTCTTTACAAGTTTATTGGTTCACAAAGAAATTGGAGTGAGATTGGAATAAGTATTGGGATAAAAGATTCGCCTGAAGAACTTATTGCAGATATTAAAAGATATACTGAAGAAGGATATAGGAGAATTAAAGTAAAAATTAAACCTGGTTGGGATGTTGATATTGTTAAATTTATTCGTAGTCACTTTCCAAGTATTCGTTTAATGGTTGATGCAAACTCGGCATATTCTGGGGGGGATATAGCACATCTTTCTCAATTTGATGATTATAATTTATTGATGATTGAACAACCCTTTTCTGAGAGTTGTTTGTTTGATCATTCAGAGCTTCAAGCAAAGATTAGAACTCCTGTGTGTTTAGATGAAAGCATACATTGTTTAGAAGATGTAAAAACTGCAGTTCATTTTAATTCTTGCAAAATCATTAATATTAAGCCTGCACGTGTCGGGGGAGTTTCGGAAACAATTAAAATTCATGATTTTTGTAAAGAGAAAAATATTCCAGTTTGGATTGGGGGGATGGTCGAGTCATTTATTGGAAAGTCATTTTTGGATCATCTCTCCACATTGCCTAATTTTTTATTGCCGGGAGATAATTCTGATTCTGCAAGGTATTTTGAGGAAGATTTAGTAAAAGGTGGGAGGGAACACCAAAATGGGATTATTTATTTATCTGATGAACCTGGAATAGGGGTTGTTCCTGATGAAGAATTATTGAGTAAACATACAATCGAACAGTTTTCATTAGAAGTTTAA